AGGCTGATCTCCCGGATTCCGGCCGCGAGATACTCCTTCACGATCCCGAGCACCTTCTCCTTCTCGACCGGACCCTCGAAGCCGCAGCCGAACGCGGATTGAACAGAAACCTGCACCTTCTTCCCCGCCTCGGCCGCCTTCTTCGCCATCGGCACGATTCGAGAGAGCGCTTCCGCGGTGCTCATGCCGGTGTTCTTTCGGCTGTGCGTTTCGCTCGCCGACACGCCCATGCAGAACATCTCGACCCCTGACGCCATCCCGCGGTCGAGCCCCTTTTCGTTGAGGACGAGGCCGGAGAGCGTGACCCGCTCCGGCTTCCTTCCGGGCGCGGTAAGGAGCGCGAAGAGCCGATCCGTGTCGGCCATCTGCGGCACCTTCTCCGGATGGACGAAGGAACCGACCTGCACGATATCCACGCCCGATTCGACGAGAGCATCGATCCAGCGAATCTTCTCCTCGGTCGGCACCGCGGTCTTCTCGACCTGCAAACCGTCGCGCAGGCCGACCTCGTGGATGAGAATCGCGTTGTTTCCCCATTCGCTTCGCATGTGATCCTTCTCCGTGCGCTCGCGGCGCGTGCGGCGTCGTTCGAGCGGCCGGTTCTCCCCGATGAACCCGCCCCCTCGGACCGCTCCTATCGATTCGTCGATCGGGGTTCCACGCCGCGGTTCGAGACGAGTGTATCCTAGAACTCGCCGGGAGTTCAACGAGCTCCGGCGCAGCGGGAGAGCGCTCGAACTCGTGTATTTATATGTGGTTATGGCGATAGCGCCGGGCGGGTGCGTGGTTCTCCTTCGCCGGGCGCTCGGCTACTCACCGGGGATCCCCGGCTCGACGAAGAGGGTCTTCTCGCGCGCGCAGGTCACCTTGCCGGGAGGCCAGCCCTTCGGCTTCCGCACGTGGCGCCTCTCGGTGTAGATCACGGGGACCTTCGCGGCGTGCTTCGCCTTCGAGTGCCGCGCGGCGATCGCTGCGGCTTCGAGAAGAGCCTCGCGGGGGACCGGCTTCTTCGGATCGTCGCGGAGAAGGACGACGTGCGATCCGGCGGCCTGCGCCGCGTGAAACCAAAGATCCCGCGGGCGCGCGATCTTGAAGGTTAAAAGATCGTTCTCCTTGTTGTCGCGCCCGACGAGAACGGTGTAGCCCCCGGCGATCGTGTATTCCCTCGGGCGGACCGGAAGGGCGCGCTCCTTCGGCTTCTTGATCTTCTCGCGCCAAGAAGCCTCGCGTCTTGCCGGGCGGAGAAGCGAGCCGACGCGCGCGCGGATGTGTTCCGCTTCCTCCTCGCTCCGGACTCCGTCGATCTCCGCGAGAATCGATTCCAGCGAGGCGATGCGGCGCTCATTCTCCGCGATCCGCCCCTCTACGATCTCCGCGCCTCTCTCCCCCTTCTTGGCGAGCCGGAAGAGACGCTCGATGTTCTCCCGCGCGCTCGCCGCCGGGTCGAGCGCGATCGTGATCGCGCCCCCTTGGTACGGATCGGGGAGGACGACCTCGGATGCGCCCTTCTCGATCTCGCCGAAGTGGATGCTGAGGATCTCCGCCTCCTTGCGATGGATCGGGGCTCGTTCCGCGTCGCGGAGCTCGGCCCGTTGCTTCTCGAGAACCCTGAGGAGACGCTTTCGCTCCCGCGCCGCGCTCGAGCGA
This DNA window, taken from Candidatus Eisenbacteria bacterium, encodes the following:
- a CDS encoding DUF814 domain-containing protein produces the protein MNALFIHKAAPAITAALAGKRLRYVLQAARPSGPVFLFRMETPAGTLLVSLRPDLPCVARLDEGKSPEGEESAAAAKLARLLEGHALVRAYAPAVDRTLFVEWESGLAMRIDLMRRPVLRVLDGSSVLLALPESEGKSGGALPEAGRIDRPDVLRFDPETLPASLSDEESARAAIRDRVLFLPGEWAAEWVARARLAEAAPENRRTALVRAWRDLVDEHERSNRSHLYRSGRKLHLSTIAPRTEDDSPETFADPLEAARTWWRMAGGEVLLADTVREIRSSAARERKRLLRVLEKQRAELRDAERAPIHRKEAEILSIHFGEIEKGASEVVLPDPYQGGAITIALDPAASARENIERLFRLAKKGERGAEIVEGRIAENERRIASLESILAEIDGVRSEEEAEHIRARVGSLLRPARREASWREKIKKPKERALPVRPREYTIAGGYTVLVGRDNKENDLLTFKIARPRDLWFHAAQAAGSHVVLLRDDPKKPVPREALLEAAAIAARHSKAKHAAKVPVIYTERRHVRKPKGWPPGKVTCAREKTLFVEPGIPGE
- a CDS encoding hydroxymethylglutaryl-CoA lyase, with translation MRSEWGNNAILIHEVGLRDGLQVEKTAVPTEEKIRWIDALVESGVDIVQVGSFVHPEKVPQMADTDRLFALLTAPGRKPERVTLSGLVLNEKGLDRGMASGVEMFCMGVSASETHSRKNTGMSTAEALSRIVPMAKKAAEAGKKVQVSVQSAFGCGFEGPVEKEKVLGIVKEYLAAGIREISLADTAGHAHPIQVEEMFGAIRDLDPAARPACHFHNTYGLGLANCYAAWRAGAVSFESAFGGLGGCPFTKLPAGNVSSEDLVHSFQRMGIRTDIRLDKLLDVARMVGTYFNRELPGFILKSGSLLDLKKAGE